Proteins encoded together in one Diceros bicornis minor isolate mBicDic1 chromosome 18, mDicBic1.mat.cur, whole genome shotgun sequence window:
- the SLC16A5 gene encoding monocarboxylate transporter 6 isoform X3: MVPSIKERPLPCWDRGGARVPSPISFCPAESLEWTCLPGSRVALGPGLACPLGNTGPLCSILVGCFGCRVTVMLGGLLACLGMVASSFCRTLGQLYLTAGFITGLGMSFSFQSSITVLGFYFTHRRALANALASMGVSLGITLWPLLSRYLLEELGWRGTFLVFGGVFLHCCVSGAIMRPVATSMAPETRKGLPPPSKTPAPGCPAACSRAIQRHLAFDILRHNTGYRVYTLGVVWMIVGFPLPHIFLVPYAIRHGVDEHRAALLISIIGFSNIFLRPMAGLMAGRRDFAGHRKYLFSLAALLNGLTNLVCTVSADFRVLVGYCLVYSVSMSGIGALLFQVLMDIVPMDQFSRALGLFTVLESISILIAPPLAGFFLDISDNNFSYVFYMSSFFLISGALFMGGSFCALRKKERQGRQAEGEGAITEAALEQTLTVEGTDGSKKQVYTEIMYVTSL, encoded by the exons ATGGTTCCCAGTATAAAGGAAAGACCACTTCCCTGCTGGGACAGAGGTGGAGCCAGAGTCCCCAGCCCCATCTCTTTCTGCCCCGCTGAGTCTCTGGAATGGACCTGCCTGCCAGGAAGCCGGGTCGCCCTTGGTCCTGGGCTTGCCTGCCCCCTGGGGAACACAG GACCACTGTGCAGCATCCTGGTGGGATGCTTTGGCTGCAGAGTGACGGTGATGCTGGGGGGCCTGCTGGCGTGCCTGGGCATGGTGGCCAGCTCCTTCTGCCGCACACTCGGCCAGCTCTACCTCACAGCAGGATTCATCACAG GCCTGGGCATGAGCTTCAGCTTCCAGTCGAGCATCACCGTGCTGGGCTTCTACTTTACCCACCGGCGGGCACTGGCCAACGCGCTGGCCTCGATGGGCGTCTCGCTGGGCATCACACTCTGGCCACTCCTCTCCCGCTAcctcctggaggagctgggctggaggggcACCTTCCTTGTCTTCGGTGGGGTCTTTCTCCACTGCTGTGTCTCCGGGGCAATCATGAGGCCTGTGGCCACCAGCATGGCCCCTGAGACCAGAAAAGGCCTCCCTCCACCTTCCAAGACACCTGCGCCCGGCTGCCCGGCAGCGTGTAGCCGGGCCATACAGCGCCACCTGGCCTTCGACATCTTGCGGCACAACACAGGCTACCGTGTGTACACGCTAGGTGTCGTGTGGATGATCGTGGGTTTCCCGCTGCCGCATATCTTCCTGGTGCCATACGCCATACGGCATGGGGTGGACGAGCACCGGGCAGCCCTGCTCATCTCCATCATCGGCTTTAGCAACATCTTTCTACGGCCCATGGCTGGGCTGATGGCAGGCCGGCGGGACTTTGCTGGCCACCGCAAGTACCTGTTCAGCCTGGCAGCCCTGCTCAACGGGCTCACCAACCTGGTGTGCACAGTGTCGGCTGACTTCCGGGTGCTGGTGGGCTACTGCCTGGTGTACAGCGTGTCCATGAGTGGCATTGGTGCCCTCCTCTTCCAGGTCCTCATGGACATTGTCCCCATGGATCAGTTCTCCAGGGCCCTGGGCCTCTTCACTGTCCTGGAGAGCATCTCCATCCTCATCGCCCCACCACTGGCTG GGTTCTTCCTGGACATCTCTGACAACAACTTCAGCTATGTTTTCTACATGTCAAGCTTCTTCCTCATCTCAGGCGCCCTCTTCATGGGTGGTAGCTTCTGTGCCCTGCGGAAGAAAGAGAGGCAGGGCAGGCAGGCCGAGGGGGAAGGAGCCATCACGGAGGCTGCGCTGGAGCAGACCCTCACCGTGGAAGGCACAGATGGTTCCAAGAAGCAGGTGTACACTGAAATCATGTATGTGACCAGCCTC
- the SLC16A5 gene encoding monocarboxylate transporter 6 isoform X5, translating to MSQALERPEGCWAWVVLLASLVIHGLTLGFPTCIGIFFTDLQRDFQASNSETSWFPSIQTAMLHAGGPLCSILVGCFGCRVTVMLGGLLACLGMVASSFCRTLGQLYLTAGFITGLGMSFSFQSSITVLGFYFTHRRALANALASMGVSLGITLWPLLSRYLLEELGWRGTFLVFGGVFLHCCVSGAIMRPVATSMAPETRKGLPPPSKTPAPGCPAACSRAIQRHLAFDILRHNTGYRVYTLGVVWMIVGFPLPHIFLVPYAIRHGVDEHRAALLISIIGFSNIFLRPMAGLMAGRRDFAGHRKYLFSLAALLNGLTNLVCTVSADFRVLVGYCLVYSVSMSGIGALLFQVLMDIVPMDQFSRALGLFTVLESISILIAPPLAGFFLDISDNNFSYVFYMSSFFLISGALFMGGSFCALRKKERQGRQAEGEGAITEAALEQTLTVEGTDGSKKQVYTEIMYVTSL from the exons ATGTCCCAGGCCCTGGAGCGCCCGGAGGGCTGCTGGGCCTGGGTGGTACTGCTGGCTTCCCTGGTGATCCACGGCCTCACCCTGGGCTTCCCCACATGCATCGGCATCTTCTTCACCGACCTGCAGCGTGACTTTCAGGCCAGCAACAGCGAGACCTCCTGGTTCCCCTCCATCCAGACAGCCATGCTCCACGCTGGGG GACCACTGTGCAGCATCCTGGTGGGATGCTTTGGCTGCAGAGTGACGGTGATGCTGGGGGGCCTGCTGGCGTGCCTGGGCATGGTGGCCAGCTCCTTCTGCCGCACACTCGGCCAGCTCTACCTCACAGCAGGATTCATCACAG GCCTGGGCATGAGCTTCAGCTTCCAGTCGAGCATCACCGTGCTGGGCTTCTACTTTACCCACCGGCGGGCACTGGCCAACGCGCTGGCCTCGATGGGCGTCTCGCTGGGCATCACACTCTGGCCACTCCTCTCCCGCTAcctcctggaggagctgggctggaggggcACCTTCCTTGTCTTCGGTGGGGTCTTTCTCCACTGCTGTGTCTCCGGGGCAATCATGAGGCCTGTGGCCACCAGCATGGCCCCTGAGACCAGAAAAGGCCTCCCTCCACCTTCCAAGACACCTGCGCCCGGCTGCCCGGCAGCGTGTAGCCGGGCCATACAGCGCCACCTGGCCTTCGACATCTTGCGGCACAACACAGGCTACCGTGTGTACACGCTAGGTGTCGTGTGGATGATCGTGGGTTTCCCGCTGCCGCATATCTTCCTGGTGCCATACGCCATACGGCATGGGGTGGACGAGCACCGGGCAGCCCTGCTCATCTCCATCATCGGCTTTAGCAACATCTTTCTACGGCCCATGGCTGGGCTGATGGCAGGCCGGCGGGACTTTGCTGGCCACCGCAAGTACCTGTTCAGCCTGGCAGCCCTGCTCAACGGGCTCACCAACCTGGTGTGCACAGTGTCGGCTGACTTCCGGGTGCTGGTGGGCTACTGCCTGGTGTACAGCGTGTCCATGAGTGGCATTGGTGCCCTCCTCTTCCAGGTCCTCATGGACATTGTCCCCATGGATCAGTTCTCCAGGGCCCTGGGCCTCTTCACTGTCCTGGAGAGCATCTCCATCCTCATCGCCCCACCACTGGCTG GGTTCTTCCTGGACATCTCTGACAACAACTTCAGCTATGTTTTCTACATGTCAAGCTTCTTCCTCATCTCAGGCGCCCTCTTCATGGGTGGTAGCTTCTGTGCCCTGCGGAAGAAAGAGAGGCAGGGCAGGCAGGCCGAGGGGGAAGGAGCCATCACGGAGGCTGCGCTGGAGCAGACCCTCACCGTGGAAGGCACAGATGGTTCCAAGAAGCAGGTGTACACTGAAATCATGTATGTGACCAGCCTC
- the SLC16A5 gene encoding monocarboxylate transporter 6 isoform X2, with product MVPSIKERPLPCWDRGGARVPSPISFCPAESLEWTCLPGSRVALGPGLACPLGNTGWLWEVGERRCQGQRVGPLATSQGAVPLCDTWCGARGRDSFSCPGKVRDFQASNSETSWFPSIQTAMLHAGGPLCSILVGCFGCRVTVMLGGLLACLGMVASSFCRTLGQLYLTAGFITGLGMSFSFQSSITVLGFYFTHRRALANALASMGVSLGITLWPLLSRYLLEELGWRGTFLVFGGVFLHCCVSGAIMRPVATSMAPETRKGLPPPSKTPAPGCPAACSRAIQRHLAFDILRHNTGYRVYTLGVVWMIVGFPLPHIFLVPYAIRHGVDEHRAALLISIIGFSNIFLRPMAGLMAGRRDFAGHRKYLFSLAALLNGLTNLVCTVSADFRVLVGYCLVYSVSMSGIGALLFQVLMDIVPMDQFSRALGLFTVLESISILIAPPLAGFFLDISDNNFSYVFYMSSFFLISGALFMGGSFCALRKKERQGRQAEGEGAITEAALEQTLTVEGTDGSKKQVYTEIMYVTSL from the exons ATGGTTCCCAGTATAAAGGAAAGACCACTTCCCTGCTGGGACAGAGGTGGAGCCAGAGTCCCCAGCCCCATCTCTTTCTGCCCCGCTGAGTCTCTGGAATGGACCTGCCTGCCAGGAAGCCGGGTCGCCCTTGGTCCTGGGCTTGCCTGCCCCCTGGGGAACACAG GCTGGCTCTGGGAAGTGGGTGAAAGGAGATGCCAAGGCCAACGCGTGGGTCCTCTGGCCACCTCCCAGGGGGCGGTGCCCCTCTGTGATACCTGGTGTGGGGCGAGAGGAAGGGACAGTTTCAGCTGCCCAGGGAAGGTG CGTGACTTTCAGGCCAGCAACAGCGAGACCTCCTGGTTCCCCTCCATCCAGACAGCCATGCTCCACGCTGGGG GACCACTGTGCAGCATCCTGGTGGGATGCTTTGGCTGCAGAGTGACGGTGATGCTGGGGGGCCTGCTGGCGTGCCTGGGCATGGTGGCCAGCTCCTTCTGCCGCACACTCGGCCAGCTCTACCTCACAGCAGGATTCATCACAG GCCTGGGCATGAGCTTCAGCTTCCAGTCGAGCATCACCGTGCTGGGCTTCTACTTTACCCACCGGCGGGCACTGGCCAACGCGCTGGCCTCGATGGGCGTCTCGCTGGGCATCACACTCTGGCCACTCCTCTCCCGCTAcctcctggaggagctgggctggaggggcACCTTCCTTGTCTTCGGTGGGGTCTTTCTCCACTGCTGTGTCTCCGGGGCAATCATGAGGCCTGTGGCCACCAGCATGGCCCCTGAGACCAGAAAAGGCCTCCCTCCACCTTCCAAGACACCTGCGCCCGGCTGCCCGGCAGCGTGTAGCCGGGCCATACAGCGCCACCTGGCCTTCGACATCTTGCGGCACAACACAGGCTACCGTGTGTACACGCTAGGTGTCGTGTGGATGATCGTGGGTTTCCCGCTGCCGCATATCTTCCTGGTGCCATACGCCATACGGCATGGGGTGGACGAGCACCGGGCAGCCCTGCTCATCTCCATCATCGGCTTTAGCAACATCTTTCTACGGCCCATGGCTGGGCTGATGGCAGGCCGGCGGGACTTTGCTGGCCACCGCAAGTACCTGTTCAGCCTGGCAGCCCTGCTCAACGGGCTCACCAACCTGGTGTGCACAGTGTCGGCTGACTTCCGGGTGCTGGTGGGCTACTGCCTGGTGTACAGCGTGTCCATGAGTGGCATTGGTGCCCTCCTCTTCCAGGTCCTCATGGACATTGTCCCCATGGATCAGTTCTCCAGGGCCCTGGGCCTCTTCACTGTCCTGGAGAGCATCTCCATCCTCATCGCCCCACCACTGGCTG GGTTCTTCCTGGACATCTCTGACAACAACTTCAGCTATGTTTTCTACATGTCAAGCTTCTTCCTCATCTCAGGCGCCCTCTTCATGGGTGGTAGCTTCTGTGCCCTGCGGAAGAAAGAGAGGCAGGGCAGGCAGGCCGAGGGGGAAGGAGCCATCACGGAGGCTGCGCTGGAGCAGACCCTCACCGTGGAAGGCACAGATGGTTCCAAGAAGCAGGTGTACACTGAAATCATGTATGTGACCAGCCTC
- the SLC16A5 gene encoding monocarboxylate transporter 6 isoform X4 produces MVPSIKERPLPCWDRGGARVPSPISFCPAESLEWTCLPGSRVALGPGLACPLGNTGLGMSFSFQSSITVLGFYFTHRRALANALASMGVSLGITLWPLLSRYLLEELGWRGTFLVFGGVFLHCCVSGAIMRPVATSMAPETRKGLPPPSKTPAPGCPAACSRAIQRHLAFDILRHNTGYRVYTLGVVWMIVGFPLPHIFLVPYAIRHGVDEHRAALLISIIGFSNIFLRPMAGLMAGRRDFAGHRKYLFSLAALLNGLTNLVCTVSADFRVLVGYCLVYSVSMSGIGALLFQVLMDIVPMDQFSRALGLFTVLESISILIAPPLAGFFLDISDNNFSYVFYMSSFFLISGALFMGGSFCALRKKERQGRQAEGEGAITEAALEQTLTVEGTDGSKKQVYTEIMYVTSL; encoded by the exons ATGGTTCCCAGTATAAAGGAAAGACCACTTCCCTGCTGGGACAGAGGTGGAGCCAGAGTCCCCAGCCCCATCTCTTTCTGCCCCGCTGAGTCTCTGGAATGGACCTGCCTGCCAGGAAGCCGGGTCGCCCTTGGTCCTGGGCTTGCCTGCCCCCTGGGGAACACAG GCCTGGGCATGAGCTTCAGCTTCCAGTCGAGCATCACCGTGCTGGGCTTCTACTTTACCCACCGGCGGGCACTGGCCAACGCGCTGGCCTCGATGGGCGTCTCGCTGGGCATCACACTCTGGCCACTCCTCTCCCGCTAcctcctggaggagctgggctggaggggcACCTTCCTTGTCTTCGGTGGGGTCTTTCTCCACTGCTGTGTCTCCGGGGCAATCATGAGGCCTGTGGCCACCAGCATGGCCCCTGAGACCAGAAAAGGCCTCCCTCCACCTTCCAAGACACCTGCGCCCGGCTGCCCGGCAGCGTGTAGCCGGGCCATACAGCGCCACCTGGCCTTCGACATCTTGCGGCACAACACAGGCTACCGTGTGTACACGCTAGGTGTCGTGTGGATGATCGTGGGTTTCCCGCTGCCGCATATCTTCCTGGTGCCATACGCCATACGGCATGGGGTGGACGAGCACCGGGCAGCCCTGCTCATCTCCATCATCGGCTTTAGCAACATCTTTCTACGGCCCATGGCTGGGCTGATGGCAGGCCGGCGGGACTTTGCTGGCCACCGCAAGTACCTGTTCAGCCTGGCAGCCCTGCTCAACGGGCTCACCAACCTGGTGTGCACAGTGTCGGCTGACTTCCGGGTGCTGGTGGGCTACTGCCTGGTGTACAGCGTGTCCATGAGTGGCATTGGTGCCCTCCTCTTCCAGGTCCTCATGGACATTGTCCCCATGGATCAGTTCTCCAGGGCCCTGGGCCTCTTCACTGTCCTGGAGAGCATCTCCATCCTCATCGCCCCACCACTGGCTG GGTTCTTCCTGGACATCTCTGACAACAACTTCAGCTATGTTTTCTACATGTCAAGCTTCTTCCTCATCTCAGGCGCCCTCTTCATGGGTGGTAGCTTCTGTGCCCTGCGGAAGAAAGAGAGGCAGGGCAGGCAGGCCGAGGGGGAAGGAGCCATCACGGAGGCTGCGCTGGAGCAGACCCTCACCGTGGAAGGCACAGATGGTTCCAAGAAGCAGGTGTACACTGAAATCATGTATGTGACCAGCCTC
- the SLC16A5 gene encoding monocarboxylate transporter 6 isoform X1 → MVPSIKERPLPCWDRGGARVPSPISFCPAESLEWTCLPGSRVALGPGLACPLGNTAQAVVAVAVRPWQQHSVQRMSQALERPEGCWAWVVLLASLVIHGLTLGFPTCIGIFFTDLQRDFQASNSETSWFPSIQTAMLHAGGPLCSILVGCFGCRVTVMLGGLLACLGMVASSFCRTLGQLYLTAGFITGLGMSFSFQSSITVLGFYFTHRRALANALASMGVSLGITLWPLLSRYLLEELGWRGTFLVFGGVFLHCCVSGAIMRPVATSMAPETRKGLPPPSKTPAPGCPAACSRAIQRHLAFDILRHNTGYRVYTLGVVWMIVGFPLPHIFLVPYAIRHGVDEHRAALLISIIGFSNIFLRPMAGLMAGRRDFAGHRKYLFSLAALLNGLTNLVCTVSADFRVLVGYCLVYSVSMSGIGALLFQVLMDIVPMDQFSRALGLFTVLESISILIAPPLAGFFLDISDNNFSYVFYMSSFFLISGALFMGGSFCALRKKERQGRQAEGEGAITEAALEQTLTVEGTDGSKKQVYTEIMYVTSL, encoded by the exons ATGGTTCCCAGTATAAAGGAAAGACCACTTCCCTGCTGGGACAGAGGTGGAGCCAGAGTCCCCAGCCCCATCTCTTTCTGCCCCGCTGAGTCTCTGGAATGGACCTGCCTGCCAGGAAGCCGGGTCGCCCTTGGTCCTGGGCTTGCCTGCCCCCTGGGGAACACAG cccaggCAGTGGTAGCAGTGGCGGTGAGGCCGTGGCAGCAGCATTCGGTACAGAGGATGTCCCAGGCCCTGGAGCGCCCGGAGGGCTGCTGGGCCTGGGTGGTACTGCTGGCTTCCCTGGTGATCCACGGCCTCACCCTGGGCTTCCCCACATGCATCGGCATCTTCTTCACCGACCTGCAGCGTGACTTTCAGGCCAGCAACAGCGAGACCTCCTGGTTCCCCTCCATCCAGACAGCCATGCTCCACGCTGGGG GACCACTGTGCAGCATCCTGGTGGGATGCTTTGGCTGCAGAGTGACGGTGATGCTGGGGGGCCTGCTGGCGTGCCTGGGCATGGTGGCCAGCTCCTTCTGCCGCACACTCGGCCAGCTCTACCTCACAGCAGGATTCATCACAG GCCTGGGCATGAGCTTCAGCTTCCAGTCGAGCATCACCGTGCTGGGCTTCTACTTTACCCACCGGCGGGCACTGGCCAACGCGCTGGCCTCGATGGGCGTCTCGCTGGGCATCACACTCTGGCCACTCCTCTCCCGCTAcctcctggaggagctgggctggaggggcACCTTCCTTGTCTTCGGTGGGGTCTTTCTCCACTGCTGTGTCTCCGGGGCAATCATGAGGCCTGTGGCCACCAGCATGGCCCCTGAGACCAGAAAAGGCCTCCCTCCACCTTCCAAGACACCTGCGCCCGGCTGCCCGGCAGCGTGTAGCCGGGCCATACAGCGCCACCTGGCCTTCGACATCTTGCGGCACAACACAGGCTACCGTGTGTACACGCTAGGTGTCGTGTGGATGATCGTGGGTTTCCCGCTGCCGCATATCTTCCTGGTGCCATACGCCATACGGCATGGGGTGGACGAGCACCGGGCAGCCCTGCTCATCTCCATCATCGGCTTTAGCAACATCTTTCTACGGCCCATGGCTGGGCTGATGGCAGGCCGGCGGGACTTTGCTGGCCACCGCAAGTACCTGTTCAGCCTGGCAGCCCTGCTCAACGGGCTCACCAACCTGGTGTGCACAGTGTCGGCTGACTTCCGGGTGCTGGTGGGCTACTGCCTGGTGTACAGCGTGTCCATGAGTGGCATTGGTGCCCTCCTCTTCCAGGTCCTCATGGACATTGTCCCCATGGATCAGTTCTCCAGGGCCCTGGGCCTCTTCACTGTCCTGGAGAGCATCTCCATCCTCATCGCCCCACCACTGGCTG GGTTCTTCCTGGACATCTCTGACAACAACTTCAGCTATGTTTTCTACATGTCAAGCTTCTTCCTCATCTCAGGCGCCCTCTTCATGGGTGGTAGCTTCTGTGCCCTGCGGAAGAAAGAGAGGCAGGGCAGGCAGGCCGAGGGGGAAGGAGCCATCACGGAGGCTGCGCTGGAGCAGACCCTCACCGTGGAAGGCACAGATGGTTCCAAGAAGCAGGTGTACACTGAAATCATGTATGTGACCAGCCTC